A window of Vidua chalybeata isolate OUT-0048 chromosome 27, bVidCha1 merged haplotype, whole genome shotgun sequence contains these coding sequences:
- the FAM32A gene encoding protein FAM32A isoform X1, with amino-acid sequence MKGPVPLTEVARLTEGRDGARSRSPARRCKAPRFPSRSGRSPHGAARRLGSPHGGAGPPHGGARRLGSPHGAAGPLTELQGASVPLTEGQVPLTEVQGASVPLTERPVPSRRKKKKAKDKAQILEQIVSSKKQEEEKKRGLDKRTPAQVAYEKMQEKRQMERILKKASKTHKQRVEDFNRHLDTLTEHYDIPKVSWTK; translated from the exons ATGAAGGGGCCGGTCCCCCTCACGGAGGTGGCAAGGCTCACGGAGGGGCGGGACGGGGCTCGTTCTCGCTCCCCCGCACGGCGGTGCAAGGCGCCTCGGTTCCCCTCACGGAGCGGCCGGTCCCCTCACGGAG CTGCAAGGCGCCTCGGTTCCCCTCACGGAGGGGCAGGTCCCCCTCACGGAGGTGCAAGGCGCCTCGGTTCCCCTCACGGAGCGGCCGGTCCCCTCACGGAGCTGCAAGGCGCCTCGGTTCCCCTCACGGAGGGGCAGGTCCCCCTCACGGAGGTGCAAGGCGCCTCGGTTCCCCTCACGGAGCGGCCGGTCCCCTCACGGAG gaagaagaagaaggcgAAAGACAAGGCCCAGATCCTGGAGCAGATCGTGAGCAGcaagaagcaggaggaggagaagaagcgCGGGCTGGACAAGCGGACCCCGGCGCAGGTGGCCTACGAGAAGATGCAGGAGAAGCGG CAAATGGAGCGGATCCTGAAGAAAGCGTCGAAAACCCACAAGCAGCGAGTGGAG GACTTCAACAGGCACTTGGATACTCTGACTGAGCATTACGACATTCCCAAAGTCAGCTGGACTAAATGA
- the RAB8A gene encoding ras-related protein Rab-8A isoform X2 encodes MAAPLTHVSGPSANGVPAPCAPRRAGPMSVWWAGPAPTNMAKTYDYLFKLLLIGDSGVGKTCALFRFSEDAFNATFISTIGIDFKIRTIELDGKRIKLQIWDTAGQERFRTITTAYYRGAMGIMLVYDITNEKSFENIRNWVRNIEEHASPDVEKMILGNKCDANDKRQVSREQGEKLAASFGIKFMETSAKANINIENAFFTLARDIKAKMDKKLAQLMFPDIQTLFQHQTSSLRFINPMDYCKSLYCC; translated from the exons ATGGCAGCGCCGCTTACGCACGTATCAGGGCCGTCGGCCAATGGCGTGCCGGCTCCGTGCGCTCCCCGCCGGGCTGGGCCAATGAGCGTGTGGTGGGCGGGGCCGGCGCCCACCAACATGGCGAAGACCTACGATTACCTGTTCAAGCTGCTGCTGATCGGCGACTCGGGCGTGGGCAAGACCTGCGCGCTCTTCCGCTTCTCCGAGGACGCCTTCAACGCCACCTTCATCTCCACCATCG GAATCGACTTTAAAATTAGAACGATAGAACTCGATGGCAAGAGAATCAAGCTGCAGATCTG GGACACGGCCGGGCAGGAGCGGTTCCGGACCATCACCACCGCCTACTACAGGGGAGCCATG GGCATTATGCTAGTGTATGACATCACCAATGAAAagtcttttgaaaatattcGGAACTGGGTGAGGAATATTGAAGAG CACGCCTCTCCAGATGTTGAAAAAATGATCCTGGGGAACAAATGTGATGCAAATGACAAAAGACAAGTCTCTAGAGAGCAAGGGGAGAAG CTTGCTGCAAGTTTCGGGATTAAATTCATGGAGACCAGTGCAAAAGCAAATATAAACATAGAGAAT GCATTTTTCACTCTTGCAAGAGATATCAAAGCAAAAATGGACAAGAAGTTG gcacagCTCATGTTTCCTGACATCCAAACCTTATTCCAGCATCAGACTTCCAGCCTCAGATTTATAAATCCTATGGATTATTGTAAGTCTCTTTACTGCTGCTGA
- the CIB3 gene encoding calcium and integrin-binding family member 3 isoform X1: MGNKQTIFTQEQLDAYQDCTFFTRKEILRLFHRYRDLAPQLVPLDYSDKPAVTLPYELIGSMPELKDNPFRQRIAEVFSEHGDGNMTLDDFLDMFSVLSEMAPRDLKAYYAFKIYDFNNDDYICKSDLEKTVNKLTRNELTPEEVSLVCEKVIYEADVDNDGKLSLADFQHMIVRAPDFLSTFHIRI; this comes from the exons ATGGGCAACAAGCAAACCATTTTCACTCAAGAGCAACTGGATGCATATCAG GACTGCACATTTTtcacaaggaaagaaattctGAG GCTGTTTCACAGGTACCGAGATCTGGCCCCGCAGCTCGTTCCCCTTGACTACTCGGACAAACCCGCCGTGACACTCCCCTACGAGCTCATCGGCAGCATGCCAGAGCTCAAG GACAACCCATTCCGCCAGCGAATAGCAGAGGTGTTCTCAGAGCATGGCGATGGCAATATGACTTTGGATGATTTTCTGGACATGTTTTCTGTGCTAAGTGAAATGGCTCCCCGAGACTTGAAAGCttattatgcttttaaaatttatg ACTTCAACAATGACGATTACATATGCAAATCAGATCTAGAGAAAACTGTTAACAAATTAACCCGAAATGAACTGACCCCGGAAGAAGTCAGCCTTGTGTGTGAAAAGGTGATTTACGAGGCTGATGTGGACAATGATGGCAAGCTGTCCTTGGCAGACTTTCAGCATATGATCGTACGAGCTCCAGATTTCCTCAG CACCTTTCATATTAGAATCTGA
- the TPM4 gene encoding tropomyosin alpha-4 chain isoform X4, which translates to MAAPSSLEAVKRKIQCLQQQADEAEDRAQVLQRELDLERDLREKAEGEVAALNRRIQLVEEELDRAQERLATALQKLEEAEKAADESERGMKVIENRAMKDEEKMEIQEMQLKEAKHIAEEADRKYEEVARKLVILEGELERAEERAEVSEVKCSDLEEELKNVTNNLKSLEAQSEKYSEKEDKYEEEIKILSDKLKEAETRAEFAERTVAKLEKSIDDLEDELYAQKLKYKAISEELDHALNDMTSL; encoded by the exons ATGGCCGCGCCGAGCTCCCTGGAAGCCGTCAAGAGGAAGATCCAGTGCCTGCAGCAACAGGCGGATGAGGCGGAGGATCGCGCGCAGGTCCTCCAGCGGGAGCTGGACCTGGAACGGGACCTGCGGGAGAAA GCTGAAGGTGAGGTGGCAGCTCTGAACAGACGCATCCAGCTCGTGGAAGAGGAGTTGGATCGTGCCCAGGAACGACtggccacagccctgcagaaacTGGAGGAGGCTGAGAAAGCAGCAGATGAGAGCGAGAG AGGAATGAAGGTTATTGAGAACAGAGCAAtgaaagatgaagagaaaatggaaattcagGAAATGCAGTTGAAGGAGGCCAAGCACATTGCTGAAGAAGCCGACCGCAAGTATGAGGAG GTTGCCCGTAAACTGGTTATTTTGGAGGGTGAACTGGAAAGAGCTGAGGAGCGTGCAGAGGTGTCTGAAGT TAAATGCAGTGACCTCGAAGAGGAGTTAAAGAACGTCACAAACAACCTGAAATCTTTGGAAGCTCAATCTGAAAAG TACTcggaaaaagaagataaatatgAAGAAGAAATCAAGATTCTCTCTGACAAGCTGAAAGAA GCTGAAACTCGTGCAGAATTTGCAGAGAGAACTGTTGCCAAACTGGAAAAGTCTATTGATGACCTGGAAG ACGAGCTCTACGCTCAGAAGCTGAAGTACAAAGCCATCAGTGAGGAGCTCGACCATGCCCTCAACGACATGACCTCTTTGTGA
- the AP1M1 gene encoding AP-1 complex subunit mu-1 has product MSASAVYVLDLKGKVLICRNYRGDVDMSEVEHFMPILMEKEEEGTLSPILAHGGVRFMWIKHNNLYLVATSKKNACVSLVFSFLYKVVQVFSEYFKELEEESIRDNFVIIYELLDELMDFGYPQTTDSKILQEYITQEGHKLETGAPRPPATVTNAVSWRSEGIKYRKNEVFLDVIESVNLLVSANGNVLRSEIVGSIKMRVFLSGMPELRLGLNDKVLFDNTGRGKSKSVELEDVKFHQCVRLSRFENDRTISFIPPDGEFELMSYRLNTHVKPLIWIESVIEKHSHSRIEYMIKAKSQFKRRSTANNVEIHIPVPNDADSPKFKTTVGSVKWVPENSEIVWSIKSFPGGKEYLMRAHFGLPSVEAEDKEGKPPISVKFEIPYFTTSGIQVRYLKIIEKSGYQALPWVRYITQNGDYQLRTQ; this is encoded by the exons ATGTCGGCCAGCGCTGTCTATGTGCTGGACCTGAAGGGGAAG GTTCTGATATGTCGGAATTATCGTGGAGATGTGGACATGTCAGAGGTGGAACATTTTATGCCAATCCttatggaaaaggaagaagaggggaCACTTTCTCCTATCCTAGCACATGGAGGAGTTCGTTTCATGTGGATTAAACATAACAACCTGTATC TTGTTGCAACTTCTAAGAAAAATGCTTGTGTATCACtggtgttttcatttttatataaagtAGTTCAG gttttttctgaatatttcaaGGAGTTGGAAGAAGAGAGCATTAGGGataattttgttattatttatgAGTTGTTAGATGAGCTTATGGATTTTGGTTATCCACAAACCACTGATAGTAAAATTTTACAAGA ATACATCACTCAGGAAGGCCACAAACTTGAAACTGGAGCCCCACGCCCGCCTGCCACTGTTACAAATGCTGTTTCCTGGAGGTCAGAAGGgataaaatacaggaaaaatgaGGTGTTCCTCGATGTCATAGAGTCTGTTAACCTTTTG GTCAGTGCCAACGGGAACGTGTTACGGAGTGAGATAGTTGGATCCATTAAAATGAGAGTTTTCCTCTCAGGAATGCCAGAGCTGCGCCTTGGGTTGAATGACAAAGTTCTCTTTGACAACACAGGCC GTGGGAAAAGTAAATCAGTGGAACTGGAAGATGTGAAGTTCCACCAGTGTGTTCGTCTCTCTCGCTTTGAAAACGACAGGACAATCTCCTTCATTCCACCTGATGGAGAGTTTGAGCTCATGTCATATCGTCTCAATACCCAC GTAAAGCCCCTGATCTGGATTGAGTCTGTGATTGAGAAACATTCCCACAGCCGCATCGAGTACATGATCAAG gcAAAGAGTCAATTTAAGCGTAGATCAACTGCCAACAATGTGGAGATTCACATCCCAGTTCCAAATGATGCAGATTCGCCAAAGTTTAAAACCACTGTTGGAAGTGTCAAATGGGTTCCAGAGAACAGTGAAATTGTCTGGTCCATTAAATCTTTTCCA GGTGGAAAAGAATACCTGATGAGAGCTCATTTTGGACTTCCAAGTGTTGAAGCTGAAGACAAGGAAGGAAAACCTCCCATCAGTGTAAAGTTTGAGATTCCCTATTTCACCACTTCAGGAATCCAG GTTCGTTACTTAAAGATAATTGAGAAGAGTGGCTACCAGGCTTTGCCCTGGGTCCGGTACATCACCCAGAATGGAG ACTACCAGCTCCGAACACAGTAA
- the CIB3 gene encoding calcium and integrin-binding family member 3 isoform X2 → MHIRLFHRYRDLAPQLVPLDYSDKPAVTLPYELIGSMPELKDNPFRQRIAEVFSEHGDGNMTLDDFLDMFSVLSEMAPRDLKAYYAFKIYDFNNDDYICKSDLEKTVNKLTRNELTPEEVSLVCEKVIYEADVDNDGKLSLADFQHMIVRAPDFLSTFHIRI, encoded by the exons ATGCATATCAG GCTGTTTCACAGGTACCGAGATCTGGCCCCGCAGCTCGTTCCCCTTGACTACTCGGACAAACCCGCCGTGACACTCCCCTACGAGCTCATCGGCAGCATGCCAGAGCTCAAG GACAACCCATTCCGCCAGCGAATAGCAGAGGTGTTCTCAGAGCATGGCGATGGCAATATGACTTTGGATGATTTTCTGGACATGTTTTCTGTGCTAAGTGAAATGGCTCCCCGAGACTTGAAAGCttattatgcttttaaaatttatg ACTTCAACAATGACGATTACATATGCAAATCAGATCTAGAGAAAACTGTTAACAAATTAACCCGAAATGAACTGACCCCGGAAGAAGTCAGCCTTGTGTGTGAAAAGGTGATTTACGAGGCTGATGTGGACAATGATGGCAAGCTGTCCTTGGCAGACTTTCAGCATATGATCGTACGAGCTCCAGATTTCCTCAG CACCTTTCATATTAGAATCTGA
- the RAB8A gene encoding ras-related protein Rab-8A isoform X1 gives MAAPLTHVSGPSANGVPAPCAPRRAGPMSVWWAGPAPTNMAKTYDYLFKLLLIGDSGVGKTCALFRFSEDAFNATFISTIGIDFKIRTIELDGKRIKLQIWDTAGQERFRTITTAYYRGAMGIMLVYDITNEKSFENIRNWVRNIEEHASPDVEKMILGNKCDANDKRQVSREQGEKLAASFGIKFMETSAKANINIENAFFTLARDIKAKMDKKLEGNSPQGSNQGVKITQDQQKKSSFFRCVLL, from the exons ATGGCAGCGCCGCTTACGCACGTATCAGGGCCGTCGGCCAATGGCGTGCCGGCTCCGTGCGCTCCCCGCCGGGCTGGGCCAATGAGCGTGTGGTGGGCGGGGCCGGCGCCCACCAACATGGCGAAGACCTACGATTACCTGTTCAAGCTGCTGCTGATCGGCGACTCGGGCGTGGGCAAGACCTGCGCGCTCTTCCGCTTCTCCGAGGACGCCTTCAACGCCACCTTCATCTCCACCATCG GAATCGACTTTAAAATTAGAACGATAGAACTCGATGGCAAGAGAATCAAGCTGCAGATCTG GGACACGGCCGGGCAGGAGCGGTTCCGGACCATCACCACCGCCTACTACAGGGGAGCCATG GGCATTATGCTAGTGTATGACATCACCAATGAAAagtcttttgaaaatattcGGAACTGGGTGAGGAATATTGAAGAG CACGCCTCTCCAGATGTTGAAAAAATGATCCTGGGGAACAAATGTGATGCAAATGACAAAAGACAAGTCTCTAGAGAGCAAGGGGAGAAG CTTGCTGCAAGTTTCGGGATTAAATTCATGGAGACCAGTGCAAAAGCAAATATAAACATAGAGAAT GCATTTTTCACTCTTGCAAGAGATATCAAAGCAAAAATGGACAAGAAGTTG GAAGGCAATAGCCCTCAAGGCAGCAACCAGGGAGTCAAAATCACACAAGaccagcaaaagaaaagcagctttttccgATGTGTTCTTCTGTGA
- the FAM32A gene encoding protein FAM32A isoform X2 produces the protein MADYEAVQRGPLRLKGSGGALGAGKRKKKKAKDKAQILEQIVSSKKQEEEKKRGLDKRTPAQVAYEKMQEKRQMERILKKASKTHKQRVEDFNRHLDTLTEHYDIPKVSWTK, from the exons ATGGCGGATTACGAGGCGGTGCAGCGCGGTCCGCTGCGGCTGAAGGGCAGCGGCGGGGCCCTGGGGGCCGGCAAGCG gaagaagaagaaggcgAAAGACAAGGCCCAGATCCTGGAGCAGATCGTGAGCAGcaagaagcaggaggaggagaagaagcgCGGGCTGGACAAGCGGACCCCGGCGCAGGTGGCCTACGAGAAGATGCAGGAGAAGCGG CAAATGGAGCGGATCCTGAAGAAAGCGTCGAAAACCCACAAGCAGCGAGTGGAG GACTTCAACAGGCACTTGGATACTCTGACTGAGCATTACGACATTCCCAAAGTCAGCTGGACTAAATGA
- the TPM4 gene encoding tropomyosin alpha-4 chain isoform X2 — translation MEAIKKKMQMLKLDKENAIDRAEQAETDKKAAEDKCKQVEDELVALQKKLKGTEDELDKYSEALKDAQEKLEQAEKKATDAEGEVAALNRRIQLVEEELDRAQERLATALQKLEEAEKAADESERGMKVIENRAMKDEEKMEIQEMQLKEAKHIAEEADRKYEEVARKLVILEGELERAEERAEVSEVKCSDLEEELKNVTNNLKSLEAQSEKYSEKEDKYEEEIKILSDKLKEAETRAEFAERTVAKLEKSIDDLEDELYAQKLKYKAISEELDHALNDMTSL, via the exons ATGGAAGCTATCAAGAAAAAGATGCAGATGTTGAAATTAGACAAGGAGAATGCCAttgacagagcagagcaggctgagaCGGATAAGAAGGCAGCTGAGGACAAATGCAAGCAG GTAGAAGATGAGCTGGTAGCTCTGCAGAAGAAGCTGAAAGGAACTGAAGATGAGCTGGATAAATACTCAGAGGCTCTCAAAGATGcccaggaaaagctggagcaggctgagaAGAAGGCCACTGAT GCTGAAGGTGAGGTGGCAGCTCTGAACAGACGCATCCAGCTCGTGGAAGAGGAGTTGGATCGTGCCCAGGAACGACtggccacagccctgcagaaacTGGAGGAGGCTGAGAAAGCAGCAGATGAGAGCGAGAG AGGAATGAAGGTTATTGAGAACAGAGCAAtgaaagatgaagagaaaatggaaattcagGAAATGCAGTTGAAGGAGGCCAAGCACATTGCTGAAGAAGCCGACCGCAAGTATGAGGAG GTTGCCCGTAAACTGGTTATTTTGGAGGGTGAACTGGAAAGAGCTGAGGAGCGTGCAGAGGTGTCTGAAGT TAAATGCAGTGACCTCGAAGAGGAGTTAAAGAACGTCACAAACAACCTGAAATCTTTGGAAGCTCAATCTGAAAAG TACTcggaaaaagaagataaatatgAAGAAGAAATCAAGATTCTCTCTGACAAGCTGAAAGAA GCTGAAACTCGTGCAGAATTTGCAGAGAGAACTGTTGCCAAACTGGAAAAGTCTATTGATGACCTGGAAG ACGAGCTCTACGCTCAGAAGCTGAAGTACAAAGCCATCAGTGAGGAGCTCGACCATGCCCTCAACGACATGACCTCTTTGTGA
- the TPM4 gene encoding tropomyosin alpha-4 chain isoform X3 yields the protein MAAPSSLEAVKRKIQCLQQQADEAEDRAQVLQRELDLERDLREKAEGEVAALNRRIQLVEEELDRAQERLATALQKLEEAEKAADESERGMKVIENRAMKDEEKMEIQEMQLKEAKHIAEEADRKYEEVARKLVILEGELERAEERAEVSEVKCSDLEEELKNVTNNLKSLEAQSEKYSEKEDKYEEEIKILSDKLKEAETRAEFAERTVAKLEKSIDDLEEKLAQAKEENLGLHQTLDQTLNELNCI from the exons ATGGCCGCGCCGAGCTCCCTGGAAGCCGTCAAGAGGAAGATCCAGTGCCTGCAGCAACAGGCGGATGAGGCGGAGGATCGCGCGCAGGTCCTCCAGCGGGAGCTGGACCTGGAACGGGACCTGCGGGAGAAA GCTGAAGGTGAGGTGGCAGCTCTGAACAGACGCATCCAGCTCGTGGAAGAGGAGTTGGATCGTGCCCAGGAACGACtggccacagccctgcagaaacTGGAGGAGGCTGAGAAAGCAGCAGATGAGAGCGAGAG AGGAATGAAGGTTATTGAGAACAGAGCAAtgaaagatgaagagaaaatggaaattcagGAAATGCAGTTGAAGGAGGCCAAGCACATTGCTGAAGAAGCCGACCGCAAGTATGAGGAG GTTGCCCGTAAACTGGTTATTTTGGAGGGTGAACTGGAAAGAGCTGAGGAGCGTGCAGAGGTGTCTGAAGT TAAATGCAGTGACCTCGAAGAGGAGTTAAAGAACGTCACAAACAACCTGAAATCTTTGGAAGCTCAATCTGAAAAG TACTcggaaaaagaagataaatatgAAGAAGAAATCAAGATTCTCTCTGACAAGCTGAAAGAA GCTGAAACTCGTGCAGAATTTGCAGAGAGAACTGTTGCCAAACTGGAAAAGTCTATTGATGACCTGGAAG aAAAACTTGCTCAAGCCAAAGAGGAGAACCTGGGCTTGCACCAGACACTGGACCAGACGCTAAACGAACTGAACTGTATATGA
- the TPM4 gene encoding tropomyosin alpha-4 chain isoform X1: MEAIKKKMQMLKLDKENAIDRAEQAETDKKAAEDKCKQVEDELVALQKKLKGTEDELDKYSEALKDAQEKLEQAEKKATDAEGEVAALNRRIQLVEEELDRAQERLATALQKLEEAEKAADESERGMKVIENRAMKDEEKMEIQEMQLKEAKHIAEEADRKYEEVARKLVILEGELERAEERAEVSEVKCSDLEEELKNVTNNLKSLEAQSEKYSEKEDKYEEEIKILSDKLKEAETRAEFAERTVAKLEKSIDDLEEKLAQAKEENLGLHQTLDQTLNELNCI; the protein is encoded by the exons ATGGAAGCTATCAAGAAAAAGATGCAGATGTTGAAATTAGACAAGGAGAATGCCAttgacagagcagagcaggctgagaCGGATAAGAAGGCAGCTGAGGACAAATGCAAGCAG GTAGAAGATGAGCTGGTAGCTCTGCAGAAGAAGCTGAAAGGAACTGAAGATGAGCTGGATAAATACTCAGAGGCTCTCAAAGATGcccaggaaaagctggagcaggctgagaAGAAGGCCACTGAT GCTGAAGGTGAGGTGGCAGCTCTGAACAGACGCATCCAGCTCGTGGAAGAGGAGTTGGATCGTGCCCAGGAACGACtggccacagccctgcagaaacTGGAGGAGGCTGAGAAAGCAGCAGATGAGAGCGAGAG AGGAATGAAGGTTATTGAGAACAGAGCAAtgaaagatgaagagaaaatggaaattcagGAAATGCAGTTGAAGGAGGCCAAGCACATTGCTGAAGAAGCCGACCGCAAGTATGAGGAG GTTGCCCGTAAACTGGTTATTTTGGAGGGTGAACTGGAAAGAGCTGAGGAGCGTGCAGAGGTGTCTGAAGT TAAATGCAGTGACCTCGAAGAGGAGTTAAAGAACGTCACAAACAACCTGAAATCTTTGGAAGCTCAATCTGAAAAG TACTcggaaaaagaagataaatatgAAGAAGAAATCAAGATTCTCTCTGACAAGCTGAAAGAA GCTGAAACTCGTGCAGAATTTGCAGAGAGAACTGTTGCCAAACTGGAAAAGTCTATTGATGACCTGGAAG aAAAACTTGCTCAAGCCAAAGAGGAGAACCTGGGCTTGCACCAGACACTGGACCAGACGCTAAACGAACTGAACTGTATATGA